A genomic window from Caldicellulosiruptor kronotskyensis 2002 includes:
- a CDS encoding aspartate-semialdehyde dehydrogenase has protein sequence MAIVGATGMVGRTFLKVLEEKNLPVEEYFLFASSRSAGTKVEFMGKEYTVEELKEDSFDRGIDIALFSAGASTSLHFAPIAASKGCIVIDNSSAWRMEKDVPLVVPEVNPEDIKWHKGIIANPNCSTIQAVVVLKPLHDRYKIKRIVYSTYQAVSGAGYQGYLDLEEGLKGAPPKKFPYPIAGNVIPHIDVFLENGYTKEEMKMINETRKILHDDSIKITATTVRVPVFNGHSESINVEFEKQFDLEELKEILKNAKGVVVQDDPANLLYPMPIYVSGKDEVYVGRIRRDESVESGVNLWVVADNIRKGAATNAVQIAEKVIEYFFS, from the coding sequence ATGGCAATAGTTGGCGCAACAGGCATGGTTGGAAGAACATTTTTAAAGGTCTTGGAAGAGAAAAATCTGCCGGTTGAAGAATATTTCCTCTTTGCATCAAGCAGGTCAGCAGGGACAAAAGTTGAGTTTATGGGAAAAGAATACACAGTTGAAGAGTTAAAAGAAGACTCATTCGACAGGGGCATTGACATTGCTTTGTTCTCTGCTGGTGCTTCAACATCTCTTCACTTTGCTCCAATTGCAGCATCAAAAGGCTGTATTGTAATTGACAACTCAAGTGCATGGCGTATGGAAAAGGATGTTCCTCTTGTTGTACCGGAGGTTAACCCTGAAGATATTAAATGGCACAAGGGAATTATTGCAAACCCTAACTGTTCAACCATCCAGGCAGTTGTTGTTTTAAAACCTTTGCATGACAGGTACAAAATAAAAAGAATTGTGTACTCAACATACCAGGCAGTTTCAGGTGCAGGGTATCAAGGATATTTGGATTTAGAAGAAGGATTAAAAGGTGCTCCTCCAAAGAAGTTTCCATATCCAATTGCAGGAAATGTTATTCCCCATATTGACGTATTTTTAGAAAATGGATATACAAAAGAAGAGATGAAGATGATAAACGAGACAAGAAAGATTTTACATGATGACTCTATAAAGATTACTGCAACAACTGTTAGAGTTCCTGTTTTCAACGGTCACAGCGAATCAATAAATGTGGAGTTCGAAAAGCAGTTTGATTTAGAAGAGTTAAAAGAAATTCTCAAGAATGCTAAAGGTGTAGTTGTTCAGGACGACCCTGCAAATCTTTTATATCCAATGCCAATTTATGTTTCTGGAAAAGATGAAGTTTACGTTGGAAGAATTAGAAGAGATGAATCTGTTGAAAGTGGCGTAAATCTGTGGGTTGTTGCAGACAATATAAGAAAAGGAGCAGCAACAAACGCTGTCCAGATTGCTGAAAAGGTAATAGAATATTTCTTTAGCTAA
- a CDS encoding pyridoxal phosphate-dependent aminotransferase translates to MKYSQRALNISASPTLAIDSLAKRLKEAGENVIGFGAGEPDFDTPNNIKYAAVSAIVKGYTKYTPVAGISCLKEAIAKYYKENYAVDYSPDEVVVSNGAKHSLMNVFFSLLNDGDEVLLPSPYWVTYPELIKLAGGKVVVVPTTKEKNYKITVSDIERYATSKTKALVLNSPSNPTGMVYTYEELKQIVEFCVEREIFIVSDEIYDKLIYDGKKHISAASINEKAKEFVVVVNGVSKSYAMTGWRIGYTLSNKELAKIMSNLQSHTTSNPNSIAQYAAYEALVGPQDSVKKMICEFEKRRDLIYSLVNDTKFLSALKPEGAFYIWVDISATVGKSFEGKLVDSANTFAKLLLEVEKVAVVPSEGFGMENHIRLSYATSEKNIREGLERIKRFVEKLS, encoded by the coding sequence ATGAAATATTCTCAAAGGGCACTTAACATTTCAGCATCACCGACACTTGCCATTGATAGTCTTGCAAAAAGATTAAAAGAAGCTGGTGAAAATGTAATTGGTTTTGGTGCGGGTGAACCTGATTTTGATACTCCTAATAATATTAAGTATGCTGCAGTTTCAGCTATTGTAAAAGGGTATACAAAATACACACCAGTTGCGGGGATTAGCTGTTTAAAAGAAGCTATTGCAAAGTATTACAAGGAGAATTATGCAGTAGATTATTCTCCAGATGAAGTTGTTGTTTCAAATGGTGCAAAGCATTCTCTTATGAATGTTTTCTTTTCACTTTTAAACGATGGTGATGAGGTACTTTTACCATCTCCATATTGGGTTACATATCCAGAGCTTATAAAACTTGCAGGTGGGAAGGTAGTAGTTGTCCCAACAACAAAAGAAAAGAATTACAAAATAACAGTATCTGACATTGAAAGGTATGCGACGTCAAAAACAAAAGCACTTGTGCTGAACTCACCTTCAAATCCCACCGGTATGGTCTATACATATGAGGAGCTCAAACAAATTGTTGAGTTTTGTGTTGAAAGAGAAATATTTATTGTTTCTGATGAAATATATGACAAGTTGATTTATGATGGCAAAAAGCACATATCGGCAGCATCGATAAATGAAAAGGCAAAAGAGTTTGTAGTTGTTGTAAACGGTGTTTCAAAATCGTATGCGATGACAGGATGGAGAATTGGTTATACCCTTTCAAACAAGGAACTTGCAAAGATTATGTCAAACCTTCAAAGCCACACAACCTCAAACCCAAATTCAATTGCCCAGTATGCTGCGTATGAAGCACTGGTAGGTCCGCAGGATAGCGTAAAAAAGATGATATGCGAATTTGAAAAGAGAAGAGACTTAATTTATAGCCTTGTAAATGATACCAAGTTTTTATCTGCACTGAAGCCCGAAGGTGCATTTTATATCTGGGTTGACATATCTGCTACTGTTGGAAAGAGTTTTGAAGGCAAATTAGTAGACTCGGCTAACACATTTGCAAAACTTCTTTTGGAAGTAGAAAAGGTAGCTGTAGTTCCAAGTGAAGGATTTGGAATGGAAAATCATATAAGACTTTCATATGCAACATCTGAGAAGAATATAAGAGAAGGGCTTGAGAGAATTAAGAGGTTTGTTGAAAAGCTAAGTTAG
- a CDS encoding ACT domain-containing protein, which yields MKPVTNLNVTQNVAMITLDNVPNKIDLIASIFNEVANHGINIDMISQTAPYKGNINLSFSLDEENVPKAISALSKFKKEIPHLRIDIVSGLSKLSIFGEAMKDIPGVAASLFTILAEAGVELKMVTTSEVDISYLIDQKDEEKAVQIIKERFDLK from the coding sequence TTGAAGCCTGTGACAAATTTAAATGTCACTCAGAACGTTGCCATGATAACTCTTGACAATGTCCCTAATAAAATTGACTTAATAGCATCTATCTTCAATGAAGTGGCAAACCATGGAATAAACATCGATATGATAAGCCAAACAGCACCTTATAAAGGAAACATAAACCTATCATTTAGCCTTGACGAAGAAAATGTACCAAAGGCAATCTCAGCACTCAGCAAGTTCAAAAAAGAGATTCCTCACCTGAGAATTGATATCGTGTCGGGTTTGAGCAAGCTTTCTATCTTTGGTGAAGCAATGAAAGACATTCCCGGCGTTGCAGCATCACTCTTCACCATTTTAGCTGAAGCAGGTGTTGAGCTTAAGATGGTGACAACAAGTGAGGTTGACATATCATATTTGATTGACCAGAAAGACGAGGAAAAAGCTGTTCAGATTATAAAAGAAAGATTTGATTTAAAATAG
- the dapB gene encoding 4-hydroxy-tetrahydrodipicolinate reductase translates to MISILLNGCNGKMGQVVSRVAKNYDNIKIVAGIDLNTTKNFDYPVYKSPEEVTENVDVIIDFSLPEATMKILEFAKQKQKPVVIATTGFTSEQKAKILEYSKQVPIFWSANMSLGVNLVAELIQKAYKALGPSFDIEIIEKHHNQKIDSPSGTALMLADAINEVANNSYEYIYDRHTRRKKRQQNEIGISSVRGGTIVGEHSVIFAGPDEIIEIKHTALSKEIFANGAIKAAMFMIGKGAGIYNMKDLINSM, encoded by the coding sequence ATGATTAGCATCTTACTTAATGGCTGCAATGGCAAAATGGGTCAGGTTGTGAGCAGAGTTGCTAAAAACTATGACAATATCAAGATTGTTGCAGGAATTGATTTAAATACAACTAAAAACTTTGACTATCCTGTTTACAAAAGTCCTGAGGAAGTTACTGAAAACGTTGATGTCATAATTGACTTTTCTCTTCCTGAAGCAACAATGAAAATACTTGAGTTTGCAAAGCAGAAACAAAAGCCAGTTGTAATAGCAACAACAGGCTTTACATCTGAACAGAAAGCTAAAATTTTAGAATATTCAAAGCAAGTTCCTATTTTCTGGTCTGCCAATATGTCTTTGGGAGTAAATCTTGTTGCAGAGCTTATTCAGAAGGCTTATAAGGCTCTTGGTCCGTCATTTGATATTGAAATCATCGAAAAACATCATAACCAGAAAATAGATTCACCTTCTGGCACAGCCCTGATGCTTGCTGATGCAATAAACGAGGTTGCAAATAATTCTTATGAGTATATCTATGACAGGCATACAAGGAGAAAGAAAAGACAGCAAAACGAGATAGGAATATCATCTGTGCGCGGTGGAACAATTGTGGGTGAACACAGTGTCATTTTTGCCGGCCCTGATGAGATTATTGAGATAAAACACACAGCACTTTCAAAAGAAATCTTTGCAAACGGGGCAATCAAGGCTGCAATGTTTATGATAGGCAAAGGCGCGGGTATATATAATATGAAAGATTTGATTAATTCAATGTGA
- the rgy gene encoding reverse gyrase, producing the protein MATGAKYYHSCINCGGINTDTRNEKGLPCEKCLKDDHLTENVFELLKGCGLLKDYQIYWNFHQNYKMFEKFFELIFHKPMTGYQRTWARRFLLSKSFTLVAPTGVGKTTFGLVASLFLALNGKKSALVFPTVSLAQQSFERLNQFKSKIQNTDVIRILLFNSSMKKSEKEEFEQRFLSQDFEILIVTSQFVSKRKDVLSKMFFDLVFVDDVDAILKSSKNIDTLLQMIGFSEDEIEKATERLRSKNRENGQDTVSNGSKNKGMLIVSSATAKPQGLKPLLFRELLGFEIGRFTFNIRNITNIRIKKKSKEKLLEIINILKDGILLFVNTEEEGKEIVKFLLENSIKIGATWNDFEKEFELFKEGKLNVICGVSSYYGKLIRGIDLPSRIKYCIFWETPCFKFSIDMDKAPRFVLERVFVEYLDNHPKLKEYFKNVEILQTEKLRQLVSKYISKEDYSKIVNKIFSHLKLTDDGKLVIPDVPTYIQGSGRTSRMFGMRLTKGVSILFEEDDTIFDSLKSRLMFLLDEEWMEENEVDFESLMEEVKESRKIQNDDFYQNDTKSRLMIVESPTKADTISKFLEKASTRRYGKLSVYESITQDGILLITASKGHVYDLETKKGLHGVEYHDGKFIPYYNSIKRCMKCNTQFTDELDSCPKCASNTIDDKKDILKTLRELALEVDEVLIATDPDVEGEKISWDISQYLKPANSNIKRIEMHEITRYGLDSALKSPRQFNTNLVKSQIVRRIEDRWVGFELSSKLQENFKNYNLSAGRVQSTILGWIVEREKEYAKSEKTFTLLKLENGYNLEIEGEEECKKVEAEVVEQKIEEIPAPAPFTTSSLLSLASQKLNLGVQQLMEILQFLFEHGFITYHRTDSTRISVTGQNIARMFLEKVGKKELFLPRSFGDEGAHEAIRPVKPISPEELKELAYEKYAQGISQNHIKVYQLIFNRFMSSQMKNPKILVQKVHFRINDIEIVKDIPVKVEEEGWLEFIPMQIYPLFENKDYSITDKRSYKKHTIQLYTQASLIDEMKQKNIGRPSTYAKMVETLFKRGYVFEDSFRRIRATSLGKKVYSYLSQKYGEYVNEQTTRELEKLMDIVEEGKRDYQEVLQELYNDISVLLNK; encoded by the coding sequence TTGGCAACAGGTGCGAAATACTACCATTCATGCATAAACTGCGGCGGAATAAATACAGATACAAGAAATGAAAAAGGGCTTCCATGTGAGAAGTGTCTTAAAGATGACCATCTTACCGAAAATGTATTTGAACTCTTAAAAGGTTGCGGGTTATTGAAAGATTATCAAATATACTGGAACTTTCACCAAAACTATAAAATGTTTGAAAAGTTTTTTGAGCTTATTTTCCACAAACCCATGACAGGATACCAAAGAACATGGGCACGACGTTTTTTGCTCTCAAAAAGCTTCACGCTTGTTGCCCCAACAGGAGTTGGTAAAACCACTTTTGGACTTGTAGCAAGCCTTTTTTTGGCGCTAAATGGCAAAAAGTCAGCTCTTGTATTCCCCACAGTATCGCTTGCACAGCAGTCTTTTGAAAGACTCAACCAATTTAAATCAAAAATACAAAACACAGATGTTATTCGTATATTGTTATTTAACTCTTCGATGAAAAAAAGCGAAAAGGAAGAATTTGAGCAAAGGTTTTTATCTCAAGATTTTGAAATACTCATTGTAACTTCTCAGTTTGTTTCAAAAAGAAAAGATGTTCTATCTAAAATGTTTTTTGACCTTGTATTTGTAGATGATGTAGATGCTATTTTGAAATCTTCAAAGAACATCGATACACTACTTCAAATGATAGGCTTTTCAGAAGATGAGATTGAAAAAGCAACCGAAAGATTGAGAAGCAAAAATAGAGAAAATGGGCAAGATACAGTTTCAAATGGTTCTAAAAATAAGGGAATGCTCATAGTATCCTCAGCAACAGCAAAGCCGCAGGGATTAAAACCTCTTCTTTTCAGAGAACTTTTGGGTTTTGAAATTGGCAGATTTACCTTCAATATACGAAATATCACTAATATAAGAATCAAAAAGAAGTCAAAAGAAAAATTGCTTGAAATAATCAACATCTTAAAAGATGGTATACTTCTGTTTGTCAACACTGAGGAAGAAGGAAAAGAAATTGTTAAATTTCTTTTAGAAAATAGTATCAAAATTGGAGCTACATGGAATGATTTTGAGAAGGAATTTGAACTTTTTAAAGAAGGAAAGTTGAATGTCATCTGTGGCGTCTCTTCTTACTATGGAAAACTAATAAGAGGAATTGATTTACCTTCACGCATAAAATACTGTATTTTTTGGGAAACACCTTGTTTTAAATTTTCGATTGACATGGATAAAGCTCCTCGATTCGTACTTGAAAGAGTCTTTGTTGAATACCTTGATAATCATCCTAAGCTCAAGGAGTATTTTAAAAATGTTGAAATTCTGCAAACAGAAAAGCTCAGACAACTTGTCTCAAAATATATATCTAAGGAGGACTACAGTAAAATTGTAAATAAAATATTCTCACACCTGAAATTAACCGACGATGGCAAACTGGTTATCCCTGACGTTCCAACATATATCCAAGGGTCTGGCAGAACCTCGAGAATGTTTGGGATGCGCCTGACAAAAGGAGTTTCAATTCTCTTTGAAGAAGATGATACTATTTTTGATAGCTTAAAGTCACGACTCATGTTTTTGCTGGATGAGGAATGGATGGAGGAAAATGAAGTAGATTTTGAAAGTCTTATGGAAGAGGTAAAAGAGAGCAGAAAAATACAAAATGATGATTTTTATCAAAATGACACAAAATCAAGACTTATGATAGTTGAATCACCAACAAAAGCTGATACAATATCAAAATTCTTGGAAAAAGCCTCAACAAGAAGATATGGTAAACTTTCTGTATATGAGTCGATAACACAAGATGGAATTTTGCTTATCACTGCATCAAAGGGGCATGTGTACGACCTTGAAACAAAAAAGGGTCTACACGGTGTTGAGTACCATGATGGAAAATTCATTCCCTATTACAACTCTATTAAACGCTGCATGAAATGCAACACTCAATTTACAGATGAGCTTGATAGCTGTCCCAAATGCGCATCCAATACAATTGATGATAAAAAAGATATCTTAAAAACATTGCGTGAGCTTGCACTTGAGGTTGACGAAGTTTTGATTGCAACAGACCCTGATGTTGAAGGAGAAAAGATATCATGGGACATTTCACAGTATTTAAAACCTGCAAATAGTAATATCAAAAGAATTGAAATGCATGAAATTACACGTTATGGTCTTGACAGTGCCTTGAAAAGTCCGCGACAGTTCAATACAAACCTTGTAAAATCTCAAATTGTGCGAAGAATAGAAGATAGATGGGTAGGATTTGAGCTATCTTCAAAGCTTCAAGAGAACTTTAAAAACTATAATCTTTCTGCTGGTCGCGTGCAATCAACCATCCTTGGCTGGATTGTTGAAAGAGAAAAAGAATACGCAAAAAGTGAAAAAACATTTACTCTGCTAAAACTTGAAAACGGATATAATCTTGAAATTGAAGGAGAAGAAGAGTGCAAGAAAGTAGAAGCAGAAGTTGTTGAACAGAAAATTGAAGAAATACCTGCACCTGCCCCATTTACAACTTCTTCTTTGTTATCCTTAGCTTCACAGAAATTAAATTTGGGTGTGCAGCAATTAATGGAGATTTTGCAGTTTTTGTTTGAGCACGGTTTTATCACTTATCACAGAACAGACTCAACAAGGATTTCTGTAACAGGCCAGAACATTGCAAGAATGTTTTTAGAAAAGGTTGGTAAAAAGGAACTCTTTTTACCAAGAAGTTTTGGAGATGAAGGTGCTCACGAAGCAATAAGACCTGTAAAACCTATATCACCTGAGGAGCTAAAAGAGCTTGCCTATGAAAAATATGCACAGGGTATTTCACAAAATCACATAAAAGTTTATCAGCTTATTTTCAACAGGTTTATGAGCAGCCAAATGAAAAATCCGAAGATTTTAGTTCAAAAAGTACATTTTAGAATTAATGATATTGAAATTGTCAAGGACATCCCTGTGAAAGTGGAAGAAGAGGGCTGGCTGGAATTTATTCCCATGCAAATTTACCCTTTATTTGAAAATAAGGATTATAGCATAACTGACAAGCGAAGTTATAAAAAACATACCATTCAGCTTTACACTCAGGCAAGCCTTATTGACGAAATGAAACAGAAAAACATAGGAAGGCCTTCAACATATGCAAAGATGGTAGAGACACTTTTCAAAAGAGGGTATGTGTTCGAAGATAGCTTTAGAAGAATAAGGGCAACATCGCTTGGTAAGAAGGTATATTCTTATCTTTCACAAAAATATGGTGAATACGTAAATGAGCAAACCACACGCGAGCTTGAAAAACTCATGGATATAGTGGAAGAAGGAAAAAGAGATTATCAAGAGGTTTTACAAGAACTTTACAATGATATAAGTGTACTTTTAAACAAGTAA
- a CDS encoding methyl-accepting chemotaxis protein: MFKNVKIRTKLFFLFSFIFLAFIITLEAYIIPSVMTTIENQIKNKLKNIVQVAVSICDNEYKLQQAGKISQQQAQNTAKEIIRNLRYNTTDYIWINDLQPKMVMHPFKKELEGQDLSNYKDPTGFKLFVAMVDIVKKKGEGFVKYQWEKPNTKKLYPKMSYVTLFKPWGWILGTGIYIDDLVEYQNKIKITIRLIAGLILLIAVLLIFTITLSLGRRLSQVEKMADLLSHFDLSKTDEIKNISSDEIGKVMSAFIMMSKNIKEMIKQIKDVAGSVLDAAKELTSASSEIANVSEQIALAISDVAKGSSEQANSIEKSSQRLSALSNSVQDIYEKMKEAYSSVQAVHQIINNGQELIFSQEQNMNSVKDIWQDVQNIMTRFSEMSNEIVKITSFITNLSKEINLLALNASIEASRAGDAGKGFMVVANEIRKLSDQTSTSAKQIGTLLKDIYENIQTITNQSEVFNKTLETQDNITKQTKEVYLQISQFSKDLIEMINNVTKSAEIASSSISAISQEIANIASIAQETAAATQQTAASTEEQTATAQTIASTMKNLENLAQQMAKKVEIFKI; the protein is encoded by the coding sequence TTGTTTAAAAATGTTAAAATAAGAACCAAGCTTTTTTTTCTTTTTTCTTTTATCTTTTTAGCTTTTATCATCACTTTAGAAGCTTATATCATTCCCTCTGTAATGACAACCATTGAAAACCAGATAAAAAATAAACTAAAGAATATTGTTCAAGTAGCAGTTTCTATTTGTGATAATGAGTACAAATTACAGCAAGCAGGTAAAATATCACAGCAACAAGCTCAAAATACTGCAAAAGAGATAATTAGAAACCTAAGGTACAACACTACAGACTATATATGGATAAATGATTTACAACCAAAAATGGTTATGCATCCTTTCAAGAAAGAATTAGAAGGACAAGATTTGAGCAATTACAAAGACCCAACAGGATTCAAACTTTTTGTTGCAATGGTTGATATTGTTAAGAAAAAAGGTGAAGGATTTGTAAAGTATCAGTGGGAAAAACCCAATACAAAAAAGCTCTATCCGAAGATGTCATATGTAACACTGTTCAAACCATGGGGCTGGATACTTGGTACAGGTATCTACATAGATGACTTAGTTGAATATCAAAATAAGATTAAAATAACTATTAGGTTAATTGCAGGTTTAATACTTTTAATAGCCGTGCTTCTCATTTTTACAATAACATTGTCACTTGGTCGAAGGCTTTCACAGGTTGAAAAGATGGCAGATTTACTTTCGCATTTTGACTTGTCTAAGACAGATGAGATTAAAAATATTAGTTCAGACGAGATTGGAAAAGTAATGAGTGCTTTTATCATGATGAGTAAAAATATAAAGGAGATGATAAAACAAATAAAAGATGTTGCAGGTTCAGTTTTAGATGCTGCAAAGGAGCTTACATCTGCATCAAGTGAGATTGCAAATGTGTCAGAGCAAATAGCACTTGCAATTTCAGATGTTGCAAAGGGAAGCTCTGAACAGGCAAACTCGATTGAAAAGTCAAGCCAGAGACTTTCTGCTCTTTCAAATTCTGTACAGGACATTTATGAAAAAATGAAAGAGGCTTATTCTTCCGTTCAAGCTGTACATCAGATAATCAACAATGGGCAGGAATTAATCTTTTCACAAGAACAAAATATGAACAGCGTAAAAGACATATGGCAAGATGTGCAAAATATTATGACAAGATTCTCTGAGATGAGTAATGAAATTGTTAAAATAACATCTTTTATAACAAATCTTTCAAAAGAGATAAACCTTCTTGCTCTGAATGCATCAATTGAGGCATCAAGAGCTGGTGATGCTGGCAAAGGCTTTATGGTGGTTGCAAATGAGATAAGAAAGCTTTCTGACCAAACATCAACTTCTGCAAAACAAATAGGAACGCTCTTAAAGGATATTTATGAGAATATTCAAACAATTACCAATCAATCTGAAGTGTTTAACAAAACATTAGAAACCCAAGATAATATAACAAAGCAGACCAAAGAAGTTTACTTACAAATTTCGCAGTTCTCAAAAGACTTAATTGAAATGATAAATAACGTGACAAAAAGTGCAGAAATAGCAAGCAGTAGTATCTCTGCAATATCTCAAGAAATTGCTAACATTGCAAGTATCGCTCAAGAAACTGCTGCTGCAACCCAGCAAACTGCCGCTTCAACAGAAGAACAAACTGCAACAGCTCAAACAATTGCCTCTACAATGAAAAACTTAGAAAACCTTGCTCAGCAAATGGCCAAAAAAGTTGAAATATTTAAGATATAA
- the purB gene encoding adenylosuccinate lyase, which yields MNDIYETPLNSRYASDEMKRLFSNDTRFKLWRKLWIALAEAQKELGLDITDEQIEEMKRYAEDINYEVARQKEKELRHDVMAHIHAFGEQAKKARPIIHLGATSCFVTDNADIIIMYEALKLIRKKLVNCIKVLSDFALKYKDLPTLGFTHFQPAQLTTVGKRAMLWVQDLVMDLEFLEYVMEHTYLRGVKGTTGTQASFMALFDGDEEKVKMLDKLVCKKMGFEKSFPLTSQTYPRKYDFLVLSVLASIAQSSYKFANDIRLLQHLKEIEEPFEKTQVGSSAMAYKRNPMRSERICALARYVMVNIQNPLFTASVQWLERTLDDSANRRISIPEAFLATDSILNLYHNVASGLVVYEKMIERHIQQELPFMATENILMEAVKRGGDRQDLHEKIRKYSMEAGRNVKEFGKENNLIELISNDPSFKLSKEEIQAILDPEKFVGRAPSQVQEYYDEYVKPILEKYKDDLNFESQVNI from the coding sequence GTGAACGATATTTATGAGACACCACTAAATTCAAGATATGCAAGTGATGAGATGAAAAGGCTCTTTTCAAACGATACACGTTTTAAGCTTTGGCGCAAGCTCTGGATTGCACTGGCAGAGGCACAAAAAGAACTTGGTCTTGATATTACAGATGAGCAGATTGAAGAGATGAAAAGATATGCAGAGGATATAAACTATGAAGTAGCAAGGCAAAAGGAGAAAGAATTAAGGCACGATGTGATGGCGCACATCCATGCGTTTGGCGAGCAGGCAAAAAAAGCAAGACCAATAATTCATCTTGGTGCAACAAGCTGTTTTGTTACAGACAACGCAGATATTATCATTATGTATGAAGCGTTAAAACTTATAAGAAAAAAACTTGTAAACTGTATTAAGGTGTTGTCCGACTTTGCTCTAAAGTATAAAGATTTGCCTACACTTGGATTTACGCATTTTCAGCCTGCACAGCTGACAACTGTGGGCAAAAGAGCTATGCTTTGGGTTCAGGATTTGGTTATGGATTTAGAGTTTCTGGAGTATGTTATGGAGCATACTTATCTGAGAGGAGTCAAAGGAACAACTGGTACTCAAGCAAGTTTTATGGCACTTTTTGACGGCGATGAAGAAAAGGTCAAGATGCTTGACAAGCTTGTATGCAAAAAGATGGGGTTTGAAAAAAGTTTTCCGTTGACATCACAGACATATCCACGAAAATATGATTTTTTGGTCTTATCAGTTTTAGCTTCAATTGCACAAAGTAGTTACAAGTTTGCAAATGATATAAGACTTTTGCAACACTTAAAGGAGATTGAAGAACCGTTTGAGAAAACTCAAGTTGGTTCATCTGCTATGGCATACAAGCGAAATCCTATGAGAAGTGAAAGAATCTGTGCCTTAGCAAGATATGTCATGGTGAATATTCAAAATCCGCTGTTTACAGCATCGGTTCAGTGGCTTGAAAGAACATTAGATGATTCGGCAAATAGAAGAATATCAATTCCAGAGGCGTTTTTGGCAACGGATAGTATTTTGAACCTTTATCACAACGTTGCAAGCGGGCTTGTTGTGTATGAAAAGATGATAGAAAGGCATATACAGCAAGAACTTCCGTTTATGGCAACTGAGAATATATTAATGGAAGCTGTAAAGCGTGGCGGTGACAGACAAGATTTGCATGAGAAAATAAGAAAGTATTCTATGGAAGCAGGAAGAAATGTCAAAGAGTTTGGAAAAGAAAATAATCTTATAGAGCTTATTTCAAATGATCCAAGTTTTAAACTTTCAAAAGAGGAAATTCAGGCTATTTTGGACCCCGAGAAATTTGTGGGAAGGGCACCTTCACAGGTGCAAGAGTATTATGATGAGTATGTAAAGCCAATACTTGAAAAGTATAAAGATGATCTTAATTTTGAATCACAGGTTAATATATGA
- the dapA gene encoding 4-hydroxy-tetrahydrodipicolinate synthase, with product MSLFKGSGVALITPFKDEESVDFETLGRLVDFHLEHKTDAIIVCGTTGEPSTMPDDEHLEVIRFVIDRVAGRKPVIAGVGSNHTKHAVYLSKKAQELGADGLLHVTPYYNKTTQKGLIEHFKEINDAVSIPIIVYNVPSRTGLNVLPETMKELAKLPNIKAIKEASGNITQVAEIAMLCPEIDIYSGNDDQIVPILSVGGIGVISVLANILPDETHDIVEYFLNGEIEKARELQLKLLPIIKALFIEVNPIPVKEAMNMMGFNVGKPRLPLTTMTEKNREILKKALVDYGISVKE from the coding sequence ATGTCTCTTTTTAAAGGTTCAGGTGTTGCCTTAATAACACCATTTAAAGATGAGGAAAGTGTAGACTTTGAAACTCTTGGAAGGCTTGTTGACTTTCACTTAGAGCACAAGACAGATGCAATCATTGTATGTGGTACAACTGGGGAACCTTCAACAATGCCAGATGATGAGCATTTAGAAGTAATCAGATTTGTAATTGACAGAGTAGCCGGTAGAAAACCTGTTATTGCTGGTGTTGGTAGCAATCACACAAAACATGCCGTTTATCTTTCCAAAAAAGCACAGGAGCTTGGTGCAGATGGTCTTTTGCATGTAACACCATACTACAACAAAACAACTCAAAAAGGATTGATTGAGCACTTTAAAGAAATAAACGATGCTGTATCAATTCCTATTATTGTCTACAACGTACCATCAAGAACAGGATTAAATGTCCTGCCTGAAACCATGAAAGAGCTTGCAAAACTGCCAAATATAAAGGCAATAAAAGAAGCAAGTGGCAACATCACACAAGTTGCTGAAATTGCTATGCTCTGTCCTGAAATTGATATCTATTCTGGAAATGATGACCAGATTGTACCCATTCTCTCTGTTGGTGGAATTGGCGTTATCTCAGTGCTGGCAAATATTCTGCCTGATGAAACACATGACATTGTTGAATATTTCTTAAACGGTGAAATTGAAAAAGCAAGAGAACTTCAGCTAAAGCTTCTTCCTATAATCAAAGCACTCTTTATTGAAGTAAACCCAATTCCTGTAAAAGAAGCTATGAACATGATGGGATTTAATGTCGGAAAGCCAAGATTGCCACTTACCACTATGACAGAAAAGAACAGGGAAATACTCAAAAAAGCACTTGTTGACTATGGCATTTCGGTAAAAGAATGA